In Candidatus Poribacteria bacterium, a genomic segment contains:
- a CDS encoding HEAT repeat domain-containing protein — MGKWRSSCVPFGLAALLAAATACSSSERSIADLSSGQPARQIRAAARLVKSPDAKTIPALTAAMRSEDADVRAACSRAIAQTGDRGAIERAATVMAQDAMGPVPDVAIRAVNILGELGQPALPELMTVATVVTEEPLRKASESGLDRLLVPEEVSPTDRDRAMEVLLAALEETDRTLYDASFATLRFVTPLMTESLIEHGLSYPNPFVRKAVAIALSSQATVPVAKALAASLNDPDSDVRTAAAEALGVIRNPGAKEYLQRAAETDIDLGVRRAAQSALDALP, encoded by the coding sequence TCGTCGGAGCGATCCATCGCCGACCTGAGCAGCGGACAGCCCGCGCGCCAGATCCGCGCGGCGGCTCGGCTCGTGAAGTCACCGGACGCGAAGACGATCCCAGCCCTCACGGCGGCGATGCGTTCCGAGGACGCCGACGTTCGGGCGGCGTGCTCCCGCGCGATCGCTCAGACGGGCGACCGTGGAGCCATTGAGCGCGCCGCCACGGTGATGGCGCAGGACGCGATGGGCCCGGTTCCCGACGTGGCGATCCGGGCGGTCAACATCCTGGGCGAGCTCGGTCAGCCGGCGCTTCCGGAGCTCATGACGGTTGCCACGGTGGTGACAGAGGAGCCGCTGCGCAAGGCGTCCGAGTCAGGGCTGGATCGTCTCTTGGTTCCGGAAGAGGTCTCGCCAACCGACCGCGACCGCGCGATGGAAGTGCTGCTGGCGGCGCTGGAGGAGACGGATCGGACGCTCTACGACGCGAGCTTTGCGACGCTCCGGTTCGTTACGCCTCTCATGACCGAATCGTTGATCGAGCACGGGCTGTCGTATCCGAATCCGTTCGTTCGCAAAGCCGTCGCCATCGCCCTTTCGAGCCAGGCGACGGTTCCCGTGGCCAAGGCGCTTGCGGCCTCGCTCAACGATCCAGACTCCGACGTGAGGACGGCGGCTGCCGAGGCGCTGGGCGTGATCCGGAACCCGGGCGCGAAAGAGTACCTGCAGCGTGCTGCGGAGACTGACATCGATCTGGGCGTCCGACGCGCAGCACAATCCGCCCTGGATGCGCTGCCCTGA
- a CDS encoding nitroreductase yields the protein MDVIEAIRTRRSIGTVREDTPPIEAIHAILEAGTWAPNHYGVEPWRFFVLTGDARARLGDVDAAITADTLPDHIDAAVKADLLAKQKAKSFRAPYIIIVVVDKPSAEKVIYIENIAAVGAAVQNMLLAAHSLGLGAKWRTGKVAYSARTKAFLGLDDDADILGFVYVGYPDEEPEPGERQPFDRKTTWLT from the coding sequence ATGGACGTGATCGAGGCGATCCGTACGCGCCGCAGCATCGGGACAGTCCGTGAGGACACGCCTCCCATCGAGGCGATCCACGCGATCCTCGAGGCGGGCACGTGGGCTCCGAACCATTACGGGGTGGAACCCTGGCGGTTCTTCGTGCTCACGGGCGATGCCCGGGCTCGCCTCGGAGATGTGGACGCTGCGATCACGGCGGACACGCTCCCGGACCATATCGACGCCGCCGTGAAGGCGGACCTCCTTGCGAAGCAGAAGGCGAAATCGTTCCGCGCTCCCTACATCATCATCGTGGTCGTCGACAAGCCCTCGGCTGAGAAGGTCATCTACATCGAGAACATCGCGGCGGTGGGAGCCGCCGTCCAGAACATGCTGCTCGCCGCACACTCGCTCGGTCTGGGAGCCAAGTGGCGGACCGGCAAGGTCGCCTACAGCGCGCGAACCAAGGCGTTCCTTGGGCTGGACGATGACGCGGACATTCTCGGCTTCGTCTATGTCGGCTACCCCGACGAGGAGCCCGAGCCCGGCGAGCGGCAGCCGTTCGACCGCAAGACGACCTGGCTCACGTAG
- a CDS encoding glycosyltransferase, translating into MQPLAIVFLAFVATITAIYGAAAFALVAGSWMLPRGGRRHLNAADLPFVTVVVAARNESSNVAACLDSLLAVDYPTDRFEVLFIDDHSEDDTRSRAEAIAAQCGNVRVLALADLTDDRLRGKQNALDFGIRSSQGSIIASTDADCVVPPTWLSNIVSHFLDDTGVVIGFSMLDRPRVRDRALVKLQSLELLALFATFAASLRWNIALACTGNNLAYRRSVYEELGGFSKMGFTVAEDNMFVQWVNRHTTWRIEVATEAAATVWTAPMPTFRAFLRQRLRWASNSLENRFSAVWFMVVAYGVNWLMPTAVVLGLLGWVSLPWALAIASVKALPELCHLWRTLSLFGRRDLLPYVPLVGPFHTLYVLIVGIAGLSGRVVWKDREHDTQRKR; encoded by the coding sequence GTGCAGCCGCTCGCGATCGTCTTCTTGGCATTCGTGGCGACCATCACGGCGATCTATGGCGCTGCCGCGTTCGCGTTGGTCGCCGGGTCGTGGATGCTGCCAAGGGGGGGGCGTCGCCATCTGAATGCTGCCGACCTGCCCTTCGTAACGGTTGTCGTGGCGGCGCGCAACGAGTCGTCGAACGTCGCCGCTTGTCTCGACTCTCTGCTCGCCGTCGATTATCCCACCGACCGCTTCGAGGTGTTGTTCATCGACGACCACTCCGAAGACGACACGCGTTCCCGCGCCGAAGCCATCGCCGCCCAATGCGGCAACGTTCGCGTCCTCGCCCTAGCCGATCTCACTGACGACCGGCTTCGAGGCAAGCAGAACGCGTTGGACTTCGGCATCCGAAGCAGTCAGGGCTCCATCATCGCGAGCACCGATGCGGACTGCGTCGTTCCGCCCACGTGGCTGTCGAACATCGTGAGCCACTTTCTGGACGACACCGGCGTCGTCATCGGGTTCTCGATGCTGGATCGCCCGCGTGTACGCGACCGCGCGCTGGTCAAGCTCCAATCGCTGGAGCTCCTCGCCCTGTTCGCGACGTTCGCCGCCAGCCTGCGGTGGAACATCGCGCTGGCGTGCACCGGCAACAACCTGGCGTATCGAAGATCGGTCTACGAGGAGCTCGGCGGATTCTCCAAGATGGGATTCACCGTCGCCGAAGACAACATGTTCGTGCAGTGGGTGAACCGTCACACGACGTGGCGCATCGAAGTCGCCACGGAAGCCGCCGCAACCGTGTGGACCGCGCCGATGCCGACGTTCCGGGCGTTCTTGAGACAACGCCTCCGATGGGCGTCGAACAGCTTGGAGAACCGCTTTTCGGCGGTGTGGTTCATGGTCGTCGCGTACGGCGTGAACTGGCTCATGCCGACGGCAGTCGTCCTGGGCTTGCTCGGATGGGTGTCGCTGCCCTGGGCGCTCGCCATCGCCTCCGTGAAGGCTCTGCCGGAGCTATGCCACCTGTGGCGCACGCTCTCCTTGTTCGGTCGGCGGGACCTGCTGCCGTACGTGCCACTCGTGGGGCCCTTCCACACGCTCTACGTGCTGATCGTTGGCATCGCCGGTCTGTCGGGACGCGTTGTCTGGAAGGACCGGGAACACGACACGCAGCGGAAACGTTGA
- a CDS encoding GNAT family N-acetyltransferase: MAELVTRRLRIRRFRATDWREMQDYVSRPDVTRYDHEYPTSDEACRSLAQFFAGNDGFWAVCLQEAGQLIGHVVCTRKEPAELMTWQLGFVFNPSYHGRGYATEACHRVLEHVFVDQGAYRVESACHPDNIPSWRLMERLGMRCEARHVKSGFLRRSQSGDPIWWDSRIYAILADEWRSVPTLV, translated from the coding sequence ATGGCGGAGCTCGTGACCAGGCGTCTGCGGATACGAAGGTTCCGGGCAACCGATTGGCGCGAGATGCAGGACTACGTGTCCAGACCGGACGTCACGCGGTACGACCACGAATACCCGACGTCCGACGAAGCGTGCCGGAGCTTGGCGCAGTTCTTCGCCGGCAATGACGGCTTCTGGGCGGTATGCCTCCAGGAAGCGGGACAGCTCATCGGTCACGTCGTCTGCACGCGAAAGGAGCCGGCTGAACTGATGACCTGGCAGCTCGGGTTCGTGTTCAACCCGTCATACCACGGCAGAGGCTACGCGACCGAAGCCTGCCATAGGGTTCTCGAGCACGTGTTCGTGGATCAGGGAGCTTACCGCGTCGAGTCGGCGTGCCACCCGGACAACATCCCGTCGTGGCGACTCATGGAGCGACTCGGCATGCGCTGTGAAGCCCGTCACGTCAAGAGCGGCTTCCTGAGACGGTCGCAAAGCGGCGACCCGATCTGGTGGGATTCGCGTATCTACGCCATACTGGCGGACGAATGGCGGTCGGTTCCGACGCTGGTTTAG
- a CDS encoding SDR family oxidoreductase → MQLRGKVALVTGANSGIGEASARLYAAEGARVGLLARRVDKTRETVREIVDAGGEAMALTADISQPDQISGAMDELVAKWGRLDIVLANAGINGVWAPIEDLTPEEWDQTLGINLKGTFLTVKYAIPHLKKQGGSVIITSSINGTRQWSLTGATAYSCSKMGQVTFAKHAAVELGRFGIRVNVICPGWIQTNIGENTWPRNREDVRIPVQFPTGRNPLTRKGPGSPEQCAQLALFLASDASSHINGSEIWIDGGESLVTVG, encoded by the coding sequence ATGCAACTGCGGGGGAAGGTCGCGCTCGTCACCGGCGCGAACTCGGGCATTGGCGAAGCGTCTGCGCGGCTTTACGCGGCTGAGGGCGCGAGGGTCGGTCTGCTCGCGCGACGAGTAGACAAGACTCGAGAGACGGTTCGCGAGATCGTCGATGCAGGCGGCGAAGCGATGGCGCTGACGGCGGACATTTCGCAGCCCGACCAGATATCGGGCGCGATGGACGAGTTGGTCGCGAAGTGGGGCAGGCTCGACATCGTGTTGGCGAACGCCGGTATCAACGGGGTCTGGGCCCCTATCGAAGACCTGACGCCGGAGGAATGGGATCAGACGCTGGGCATCAACCTCAAGGGCACGTTCCTGACGGTGAAGTACGCGATTCCGCATCTGAAAAAGCAGGGAGGCTCCGTCATCATCACGTCTTCGATCAACGGGACTCGGCAGTGGAGCCTTACGGGAGCCACCGCCTACTCCTGCTCGAAGATGGGCCAGGTGACATTCGCCAAGCACGCTGCCGTCGAGTTGGGTCGGTTCGGCATCCGCGTCAACGTGATCTGCCCGGGCTGGATCCAGACGAACATCGGCGAGAACACGTGGCCCCGGAACCGCGAAGACGTACGCATTCCCGTGCAGTTCCCGACGGGAAGGAACCCGCTGACTCGCAAAGGTCCCGGCAGTCCGGAGCAATGCGCGCAATTGGCGTTGTTCCTCGCTTCCGACGCGTCGAGCCACATCAACGGGTCGGAAATCTGGATCGATGGCGGCGAGTCGCTCGTCACGGTCGGCTAG
- a CDS encoding 6-phosphofructokinase (catalyzes the formation of D-fructose 1,6-bisphosphate from D-fructose 6-phosphate in glycolysis), whose amino-acid sequence MAGRRIGVLTGGGDTSALNATLKGIALEAEDHGDSVIGIEAGWAGMLADGSAVHLPASSIDASRGGTIIRTSRTNLRRIEGGIEQASERLTRLGLDGLIAIGGDDTLTVGVELAKFHSGVPIDFVTKTIDNDVGTNPGQGASYDYAAMTNYFCPGFPTAASWLIEAADALRTTAYSHDRVLVLEAMGRTAGWLALSTAFGGADFIVIPESPLDIHPFLELAAERFRERRHLVIVIAEGAVGPNGKPLTESGVKDSFGHARLGGCSEWLARELKADLAERLGLLSASGISNVIASYLQRCGSPSEVDRETACALGREAVRTLLAGDSGKVACPVLKGDEIVPASLDVDQVLPRDAGGTIIPRTVDPRLYDADRFQITETGIRYFERFMGPKPDEYSTPALRPYPS is encoded by the coding sequence ATGGCAGGACGTAGGATCGGGGTACTGACGGGCGGTGGAGACACCAGCGCGCTGAATGCGACGCTCAAGGGCATCGCATTGGAGGCGGAGGACCACGGAGACTCGGTCATCGGCATCGAAGCCGGTTGGGCAGGCATGCTCGCAGACGGCTCTGCCGTGCACTTGCCCGCTTCGTCCATCGATGCGAGTCGTGGCGGGACGATCATTCGCACATCTCGCACGAACCTACGACGCATCGAAGGCGGTATCGAGCAGGCGTCCGAGCGCCTGACGCGGCTGGGACTCGATGGTCTGATCGCCATCGGGGGCGACGACACCCTGACGGTCGGAGTCGAGCTCGCGAAGTTCCATAGCGGCGTTCCCATCGACTTCGTCACGAAGACGATCGACAACGACGTCGGCACCAATCCCGGGCAAGGGGCTTCCTACGACTACGCCGCGATGACGAACTACTTCTGCCCCGGCTTCCCGACCGCCGCATCGTGGCTGATCGAGGCGGCAGACGCGCTCCGAACCACGGCATACTCCCATGACCGCGTCCTCGTCTTGGAGGCGATGGGCAGAACCGCCGGCTGGCTCGCCTTGTCCACGGCGTTCGGCGGCGCGGACTTCATCGTGATACCGGAGAGCCCGCTGGACATCCACCCGTTCCTCGAACTGGCTGCCGAGCGGTTCCGCGAGCGGCGTCACCTGGTCATCGTCATCGCCGAAGGGGCTGTTGGGCCCAACGGCAAACCGTTGACCGAGTCCGGAGTGAAGGACAGCTTCGGTCACGCGCGGTTGGGCGGCTGCTCGGAGTGGCTCGCTCGCGAACTCAAAGCCGACCTGGCTGAGCGCCTTGGGCTCCTGAGCGCATCGGGAATCAGCAACGTGATCGCGTCGTATCTCCAGCGGTGCGGGTCGCCGTCGGAGGTGGACCGTGAGACGGCGTGTGCCCTCGGACGCGAAGCCGTGCGAACGCTGCTGGCTGGAGACTCCGGCAAAGTCGCCTGCCCTGTGCTGAAGGGCGACGAGATCGTGCCGGCGTCCCTCGACGTCGACCAAGTTCTGCCGCGCGACGCAGGCGGGACGATCATTCCGCGAACCGTCGATCCGCGCCTCTACGATGCGGATCGCTTCCAGATCACCGAGACGGGGATCCGGTACTTCGAGCGATTCATGGGACCCAAGCCGGACGAATACTCCACTCCGGCGCTTCGTCCGTATCCCTCGTGA
- a CDS encoding ATP-dependent RecD-like DNA helicase codes for METLRGTIQEIVFHSEDTGFVVARLSPAGPDGELVTVVGRLAAIAVGEQIEATGAWVEHPSYGRQFRADSIVPELPTTLDGMARYLGTGVGEVTARRIVDHFGERTFAVLTETPDDLRQVPGVGPVRLARLRDFWERNQGTRNLAAFMSSVGIGPALAARIEKQFGDDAGRIVQDEPYRLAREVSGIGFRTADRIALAAGVAADSPERIESAVEFALEQRASRGDVFVPLSELDQAVGEVLDASEEQVAEALARLADARRAIVDDDRVYLHPLMQSEVRSANRLRLLAQCPPIPRNDEAIRSALATVESELGVELAERQREAVLAAVAHSAFVLTGGPGTGKTTTVRGIVCLLESLGLRVALCAPTGRASKRLSELTGSEAVTIHRMLGYSPIDGRFGVSAANPLDVDAVIVDEVSMVDIVLFDALLQGIPTGAHLVLVGDGEQLPAVGPGNVLRDVIASGEVPVIELTELFRQSEGSLIVTNAHRIRRGDPPQSGGGPDRDFFCLEVDDPAEAQRTMVRLCSERLPAHYGFDPIQDIQVLVPMRRGALGTNELNAALQSALNPDGALLRLGSRDFRVGDRVMQTVNNYTKDVYNGDTGQVVGAWPSDGAVAVRYADVTVSYTGEDIHELALAYAVTVHKSQGSEYPAVVLGLHTQHYVMLRRNLLYTAITRARRLVVIVGNRMAVDLAVRTSDEAGRRSHLVTRLSEPAQLPSRLRRSLHG; via the coding sequence ATGGAGACCCTCCGCGGAACGATCCAGGAGATCGTCTTCCACAGCGAAGACACCGGGTTCGTGGTTGCCAGGCTGAGTCCGGCAGGGCCCGACGGCGAACTCGTGACGGTCGTCGGCAGACTGGCAGCCATCGCGGTGGGTGAGCAGATCGAGGCGACCGGCGCGTGGGTGGAGCACCCGTCCTACGGGAGGCAGTTCCGCGCCGACTCCATCGTGCCCGAGCTCCCGACCACGCTCGATGGAATGGCGCGCTACCTCGGCACGGGGGTCGGCGAAGTCACCGCCCGCCGAATCGTCGACCACTTCGGCGAGCGCACGTTCGCCGTTCTCACCGAAACCCCAGACGACCTGCGACAAGTGCCTGGTGTGGGACCGGTTCGTTTGGCTCGCCTCCGCGACTTCTGGGAGCGGAACCAGGGCACGCGCAACCTGGCGGCGTTCATGAGTTCCGTCGGCATCGGGCCCGCGCTCGCGGCACGGATCGAGAAGCAGTTCGGCGACGATGCGGGAAGAATCGTCCAAGATGAACCGTACCGTCTGGCTCGCGAAGTCTCAGGGATCGGGTTCCGCACGGCTGACCGGATCGCGCTCGCCGCTGGAGTCGCCGCCGACAGCCCCGAACGCATCGAGAGCGCCGTCGAGTTCGCGCTCGAACAGCGAGCGTCTCGCGGCGACGTGTTCGTGCCCCTTTCCGAACTGGATCAGGCTGTCGGCGAGGTGCTCGACGCGTCCGAGGAGCAAGTCGCAGAGGCGCTGGCGCGTCTCGCAGACGCTCGGCGGGCCATCGTCGATGACGACCGCGTGTACCTCCACCCGCTGATGCAGTCGGAAGTCAGATCGGCGAATCGCCTGCGACTCCTCGCCCAGTGCCCGCCCATTCCAAGGAACGACGAAGCGATTCGGTCGGCTCTCGCAACGGTCGAGTCTGAGTTGGGCGTCGAGCTAGCTGAGCGTCAGCGCGAGGCGGTACTGGCTGCAGTGGCGCACTCCGCGTTCGTGCTGACCGGGGGGCCCGGCACCGGAAAGACGACAACCGTGCGAGGCATCGTCTGCCTGTTGGAGAGCCTGGGGCTGCGAGTCGCCCTGTGCGCGCCAACGGGTCGCGCCTCCAAGCGCCTCTCCGAGTTGACAGGCTCCGAAGCCGTCACGATCCACCGGATGCTGGGCTACTCACCCATCGACGGACGGTTCGGAGTGAGCGCGGCGAACCCGCTGGATGTAGACGCCGTCATTGTCGACGAGGTGTCGATGGTCGATATCGTCCTCTTCGACGCGTTGCTGCAAGGCATTCCCACCGGCGCGCATCTGGTGCTCGTTGGCGACGGCGAGCAGCTTCCCGCAGTCGGTCCCGGAAACGTGCTCCGCGACGTGATTGCATCCGGCGAGGTTCCCGTCATCGAACTTACGGAGCTGTTCCGGCAGTCCGAGGGCAGTTTGATCGTCACGAACGCCCACCGTATCCGTCGTGGCGACCCGCCTCAGAGCGGTGGCGGACCCGACCGCGATTTCTTCTGTCTTGAGGTCGATGATCCTGCCGAGGCGCAGCGTACGATGGTTCGTCTCTGCTCTGAGCGTCTGCCGGCGCACTACGGCTTCGATCCCATCCAAGACATTCAGGTTCTCGTCCCGATGCGGCGTGGGGCCCTGGGCACGAATGAACTGAACGCCGCTCTCCAAAGCGCCCTGAACCCCGACGGGGCTCTCCTCCGGCTCGGCAGTCGAGATTTCCGAGTCGGCGACCGCGTCATGCAGACGGTCAACAACTACACGAAGGACGTCTACAACGGCGACACCGGTCAGGTCGTCGGCGCATGGCCCAGCGATGGAGCCGTCGCCGTGCGGTACGCCGATGTGACCGTGTCCTACACTGGCGAGGACATCCATGAGCTGGCGCTCGCCTATGCGGTGACCGTGCACAAGTCGCAGGGAAGCGAGTATCCAGCCGTCGTGCTGGGGCTCCACACGCAGCATTACGTCATGCTTCGACGGAACCTTCTCTACACTGCCATCACACGGGCTCGGCGGCTGGTTGTGATCGTCGGGAACCGGATGGCGGTCGACCTCGCGGTCAGGACGAGCGATGAGGCGGGTCGCCGGTCGCATCTCGTGACACGGCTGTCGGAGCCAGCGCAGTTGCCATCTCGACTCCGCAGGTCGCTCCATGGATAG
- a CDS encoding HAMP domain-containing histidine kinase, producing the protein MSRLTARRGSATHFLRNYIVGGVLGLLVGFIAYTQWIIRGLEASNRALIEPLAQLSAYLPSIRDREQSELVRQIVAGVAEHGRIRFIIASADGTPVVARGVDRDLEAKLDADQPLTAKEASELRVAMERMESAASPLDLEFALLQGRRVIGSIYYADADATELADLPFVLVDVEGSPIAWRIYGPYETLATSGENAARARALVRDAERDGRVRELQIDPPMAQGRFFYELRPLRALEWMPYVQIALVGGFLAGGLALYRRIRVDEQAATWAGLAKESAHQLGTPVTSLMGWLDLARESGIAAGPAGIDVVAEMATDVARLQRVVSRFAQVGQIPNRAPVDVNAMLEEAVRYFRSRLPSRSKSTTIEANRENTPPVLANADLMQWVFENLIRNALDAIDASDVDAGHVQLVSRNDARNRQVRIAVADNGGGLPKRNWRRAFAPGFTTKKHGWGVGLTLAERIVVTYHGGQIRIVESSPSGTTFEVILPYAPTDAGERDDDASISASHHGP; encoded by the coding sequence ATGTCCAGACTGACCGCTCGGCGCGGGAGCGCGACGCACTTCCTCCGAAACTACATCGTCGGGGGCGTGCTCGGACTGCTGGTCGGGTTCATCGCCTACACGCAGTGGATCATTCGCGGTCTGGAGGCGAGCAACCGAGCGCTGATCGAACCGCTTGCCCAACTGTCCGCCTATCTGCCGTCGATCCGCGATCGCGAACAGAGCGAGTTGGTCCGTCAAATCGTCGCTGGCGTTGCGGAGCACGGTCGCATCCGGTTCATCATCGCTAGTGCCGACGGCACGCCGGTCGTCGCGCGGGGCGTGGATCGGGATTTGGAGGCGAAGCTCGACGCCGATCAGCCGCTCACAGCCAAGGAGGCGTCCGAGCTCCGAGTCGCCATGGAGCGGATGGAGTCTGCCGCCTCGCCGCTCGATCTGGAGTTCGCTCTTCTCCAAGGTCGGAGAGTCATCGGGAGCATCTACTACGCGGACGCCGACGCGACGGAACTGGCGGATCTGCCCTTCGTCCTGGTCGATGTGGAGGGCAGTCCCATCGCCTGGCGGATCTACGGGCCCTACGAGACGCTCGCGACGTCGGGAGAGAACGCAGCCCGGGCCCGAGCCTTGGTGCGCGATGCCGAACGGGACGGTCGCGTGCGCGAACTGCAGATCGACCCGCCCATGGCACAGGGACGGTTCTTCTACGAGCTGAGACCGCTGCGAGCGCTTGAGTGGATGCCCTACGTCCAGATCGCTCTCGTCGGGGGCTTCTTGGCAGGGGGACTCGCGCTGTACCGACGCATCCGGGTCGATGAGCAGGCGGCGACCTGGGCAGGACTGGCGAAGGAAAGCGCTCACCAGTTGGGAACGCCGGTTACGTCGCTGATGGGCTGGCTGGACTTGGCTCGCGAGTCGGGCATCGCTGCAGGTCCCGCCGGAATCGACGTGGTCGCGGAGATGGCGACGGATGTCGCAAGGCTCCAGCGGGTCGTGTCCCGGTTCGCCCAGGTCGGGCAGATACCCAATCGCGCGCCGGTGGATGTAAACGCGATGCTGGAGGAAGCCGTCAGATACTTCAGGAGCCGTCTGCCCTCCCGGTCCAAATCGACGACCATCGAGGCGAACCGTGAAAACACGCCTCCGGTCCTGGCGAATGCGGACCTCATGCAGTGGGTGTTCGAGAACCTGATCCGGAACGCTCTGGACGCCATCGACGCGTCCGATGTCGATGCCGGACATGTCCAGTTGGTCAGCCGCAACGACGCCAGGAACCGCCAGGTGCGTATCGCGGTCGCCGACAATGGCGGCGGGTTGCCCAAACGGAACTGGCGTCGCGCGTTCGCGCCCGGATTCACGACCAAGAAGCACGGGTGGGGCGTGGGACTGACCCTCGCGGAGCGCATCGTCGTAACGTACCACGGCGGGCAGATCCGCATCGTGGAGTCCAGTCCGTCGGGCACCACCTTCGAGGTCATTCTGCCCTACGCCCCGACGGACGCAGGCGAGCGGGACGACGACGCGTCGATCTCGGCGTCGCATCACGGACCGTGA